In a single window of the Mesorhizobium shangrilense genome:
- the rpsA gene encoding 30S ribosomal protein S1, whose protein sequence is MSQSNPTRDDFAALLEESFSDGHSGEGQVVRGIVTAIEKDMAIIDVGLKVEGRVPLKEFGAKAKDGQMKVGDTVEVYVERIENALGEAMLSRDKARREESWGRLEEKFSKGERVEGIIFNQVKGGFTVDLDGAVAFLPRSQVDIRPIRDVTPLMHNPQPFEILKMDRRRGNIVVSRRTVLEESRAEQRSEIVQNLEEGQVVEGVVKNITDYGAFVDLGGIDGLLHVTDMAWRRVNHPTEILNIGQTVKVQIIRINQETHRISLGMKQLESDPWGDIGTKFPLGKKIRGTVTNITDYGAFVELEPGIEGLIHVSEMSWTKKNVHPGKILSTSQEVDVVVLEVDPAKRRISLGLKQTLENPWEAFARNHPAGSIVEGEVKNKTEFGLFIGLEGDVDGMVHLSDLDWTRPGEQVIEEYQKGQMVKAQVLDVDIDKERISLGVKQLERAGAGDTAPSGELRKNAVVTCEVTAIKDGGLEVRLVESGLDTFIKRSDLSRDRDEQRPERFTVGQKVDARVIAYDKKTRKLQVSIKALEIAEEKEAVAQYGSTDSGASLGDILGAALKNRKD, encoded by the coding sequence ATGTCACAATCCAATCCCACGCGCGACGATTTCGCTGCGCTTCTCGAAGAGTCCTTCTCCGACGGCCACTCGGGCGAAGGCCAGGTCGTCCGCGGCATCGTCACGGCGATCGAAAAGGACATGGCCATCATCGACGTCGGCCTCAAGGTCGAAGGTCGCGTGCCGCTGAAGGAATTCGGCGCCAAGGCCAAGGACGGCCAGATGAAGGTCGGCGACACCGTCGAGGTCTATGTCGAGCGTATCGAGAACGCGCTTGGCGAGGCCATGCTGTCGCGCGACAAGGCCCGCCGTGAAGAGAGCTGGGGCCGCCTCGAGGAGAAGTTCTCCAAGGGAGAGCGCGTCGAAGGCATCATCTTCAACCAGGTCAAGGGCGGCTTCACCGTCGATCTCGACGGCGCCGTGGCCTTCCTGCCGCGTTCGCAGGTCGACATTCGTCCGATCCGCGACGTCACCCCGCTCATGCACAACCCGCAGCCCTTCGAGATCCTCAAGATGGATCGCCGTCGCGGCAACATCGTCGTGTCGCGCCGCACCGTTCTCGAAGAGAGCCGCGCCGAGCAGCGCTCCGAGATCGTCCAGAACCTCGAAGAGGGTCAGGTGGTCGAGGGCGTGGTCAAGAACATCACCGACTACGGTGCGTTCGTCGACCTCGGCGGCATCGACGGTCTGCTGCACGTCACCGACATGGCCTGGCGCCGCGTCAACCACCCGACCGAGATCCTCAACATCGGTCAGACGGTCAAGGTGCAGATCATCCGCATCAACCAAGAAACCCACCGCATCTCGCTCGGCATGAAGCAGCTCGAGTCGGATCCGTGGGGCGACATCGGCACCAAGTTCCCGCTTGGCAAGAAGATCCGCGGCACGGTCACCAACATCACCGACTACGGCGCGTTCGTCGAGCTGGAGCCGGGCATCGAGGGCCTCATCCACGTTTCGGAAATGTCGTGGACGAAGAAGAACGTGCACCCCGGCAAGATCCTGTCGACCTCCCAGGAAGTCGACGTGGTCGTGCTTGAGGTCGATCCGGCCAAGCGCCGCATCTCGCTCGGTCTCAAGCAGACGCTCGAGAACCCGTGGGAGGCTTTCGCCCGCAACCATCCGGCTGGTTCGATCGTCGAGGGCGAGGTCAAGAACAAGACCGAGTTCGGCCTGTTCATCGGCCTCGAGGGCGATGTCGACGGCATGGTGCACCTCTCCGACCTCGACTGGACGCGTCCGGGCGAGCAGGTCATCGAGGAGTACCAGAAGGGCCAGATGGTCAAGGCGCAGGTTCTCGATGTCGATATCGACAAGGAGCGCATCTCGCTGGGCGTCAAGCAGCTTGAGCGCGCCGGCGCCGGCGACACCGCCCCGTCTGGCGAACTGCGCAAGAACGCGGTCGTGACGTGTGAAGTCACCGCCATCAAGGACGGTGGCCTCGAAGTGCGTCTGGTCGAAAGCGGCCTCGACACCTTCATCAAGCGCTCCGACCTGTCGCGCGACCGTGACGAGCAGCGCCCCGAGCGCTTCACCGTCGGCCAGAAGGTCGATGCGCGCGTCATCGCCTACGACAAGAAGACCCGCAAGCTGCAGGTCTCCATCAAGGCGCTGGAAATCGCCGAGGAAAAGGAAGCGGTCGCCCAGTACGGCTCGACCGACTCCGGCGCGTCGCTCGGCGACATCCTTGGTGCGGCTCTGAAGAACCGCAAGGACTAA
- the cmk gene encoding (d)CMP kinase has product MPLLIAIDGPAASGKGTLARRLADYYHLPHLDTGLTYRAVAHVLLVNGWPLDDEAHAIEAARRVDLSNLDKHALSAHAVGEAASRVAVISEVRRILVEKQQDFARQPAGAVLDGRDIGTVVCPDADVKLYVTASAEVRAARRLRDIENRGGTADLDDILADIRRRDERDMGRTDSPLRPAVDAHLLDTTEMSIEAAFQAARAIVDGVQAERNDA; this is encoded by the coding sequence ATGCCTCTCCTGATAGCCATCGATGGCCCGGCCGCTTCCGGCAAGGGCACGCTCGCCCGCCGGCTTGCGGATTACTATCACCTGCCGCATCTCGACACCGGCCTGACCTACCGGGCGGTGGCGCATGTGCTTCTGGTCAATGGCTGGCCGCTGGACGACGAGGCGCACGCGATCGAGGCGGCGCGTCGCGTCGACCTTTCCAATCTCGACAAGCACGCCCTTTCCGCGCATGCCGTCGGCGAGGCGGCCTCGCGGGTCGCGGTGATCTCCGAGGTGCGCAGGATTCTGGTCGAGAAGCAGCAGGACTTCGCGCGCCAGCCCGCCGGAGCTGTGCTCGACGGGCGCGATATCGGCACCGTCGTCTGTCCCGATGCCGACGTTAAGCTCTACGTCACCGCCAGCGCCGAGGTGCGCGCCGCCCGCCGTCTGCGCGACATCGAGAACCGCGGCGGCACGGCCGATCTCGACGATATCCTGGCCGACATCAGGCGGCGCGACGAGCGCGACATGGGCCGCACCGACTCGCCGCTCAGGCCGGCTGTCGACGCGCACTTGCTCGATACGACGGAAATGTCTATAGAAGCCGCGTTTCAGGCGGCCCGGGCCATCGTAGATGGTGTCCAGGCCGAACGAAACGACGCCTGA
- a CDS encoding FMN-binding negative transcriptional regulator produces the protein MYQPPHFREDDLAVQHALIRAHPLGLLVTAGAEGPTANALPFHLVSEGWAKGVLQVHMARANGQWKEIAAGAPVLVVFQGVNAYITPSWYATKQETGKVVPTWNYAIVQVRGTARVVEDAAWLRAQIEALTGEREASRPMPWKVGDAPDAYVAAQIKGIVGVEIEITHVDGKWKVSQNRPAADIALVAQGLDASAEVHANPAMAELVRRYGADR, from the coding sequence ATGTACCAGCCGCCGCATTTCCGCGAGGACGACCTCGCCGTCCAGCACGCGCTGATCCGGGCGCATCCGCTCGGCCTGCTGGTCACGGCGGGAGCGGAAGGCCCGACGGCCAACGCGCTGCCCTTTCATCTCGTCTCGGAAGGTTGGGCCAAGGGCGTGCTGCAGGTCCATATGGCGCGGGCGAACGGCCAGTGGAAGGAGATCGCTGCGGGCGCGCCGGTGCTCGTCGTGTTCCAGGGCGTGAACGCCTACATCACCCCCTCCTGGTACGCGACCAAACAGGAGACCGGCAAGGTCGTGCCGACCTGGAACTACGCGATCGTGCAGGTGCGCGGGACGGCGAGGGTCGTCGAAGACGCCGCATGGCTGCGCGCCCAGATCGAGGCGCTGACGGGCGAGCGCGAAGCAAGCCGCCCGATGCCCTGGAAGGTCGGTGATGCGCCGGACGCCTACGTCGCGGCCCAGATCAAGGGTATCGTGGGCGTCGAGATCGAGATCACGCATGTCGACGGCAAGTGGAAGGTCAGCCAGAACAGGCCGGCTGCCGACATCGCGCTGGTTGCGCAAGGGCTGGATGCGAGCGCGGAGGTCCACGCCAACCCCGCGATGGCGGAGCTGGTGAGGCGCTACGGCGCCGACCGGTGA
- a CDS encoding DUF899 domain-containing protein, giving the protein MAEHRVVSRSEWIEARETLLGVEKDLTRLRDRVSERRRALPWVRIDKPYMFEGADGPVSMGDLFGEKSQLIVYHFMFGPDWEEGCPSCSFWIDNLEGALPHLPHRDVHLVAVSKAPIGKLLAYRKRMGWSIDWYSAGDSGFNEDFGVTFSPEVLASGDAVYNYRPQGFSGEQAPGLSVFFRDAGGAVYHTYSCYARGLDSLNGAYQLLDLVPKGRDEDGLKWPMEWVRRHDRYE; this is encoded by the coding sequence ATGGCCGAGCACCGAGTCGTATCGAGGTCGGAATGGATCGAGGCGCGCGAGACGCTCCTCGGCGTGGAGAAGGATCTCACACGGCTCCGCGACCGCGTGAGCGAGCGGCGCAGGGCGCTGCCCTGGGTGCGCATCGACAAGCCCTACATGTTCGAGGGCGCAGACGGGCCGGTCTCGATGGGCGACCTCTTCGGCGAAAAGTCCCAGCTCATCGTCTACCATTTCATGTTCGGTCCGGACTGGGAGGAGGGCTGCCCGAGCTGCTCCTTCTGGATCGACAATCTGGAGGGCGCGCTGCCGCACCTGCCGCACCGCGACGTCCACCTGGTCGCCGTCTCGAAAGCGCCGATCGGCAAGCTTCTCGCCTACAGGAAGCGCATGGGCTGGTCGATCGACTGGTATTCGGCCGGGGACAGCGGCTTCAACGAGGATTTCGGGGTGACGTTCTCGCCGGAGGTGCTCGCCTCCGGCGACGCCGTCTACAATTACCGGCCGCAAGGCTTCTCGGGTGAACAGGCGCCGGGGCTCAGCGTATTCTTCCGCGATGCGGGCGGAGCCGTCTACCACACCTATTCGTGCTACGCGCGTGGCCTTGACAGCCTGAACGGCGCCTACCAGCTTCTCGACCTCGTGCCGAAGGGCCGCGACGAAGACGGGCTGAAATGGCCGATGGAGTGGGTCCGGCGCCACGACCGCTACGAATGA
- the aroA gene encoding 3-phosphoshikimate 1-carboxyvinyltransferase: MDHHASPKPATARKSKALSGSVRVPGDKSISHRAFMFGGLASGETRITGLLEGEDVLRTGDAMKAMGAVIEKHGDEWIIQGVGNGCLLEPVAPLDFGNAGTGSRLTMGLVGTYDMETTFIGDASLSKRPMGRVLDPLREMGVQVVKAAPGDRMPLTLRGPKHAAPISYRVPMASAQVKSAVLLAGLNAAGVTTVIEPVMTRDHTEKMLKGFGANLEVETDADGVRHIRIEGRGKLLGQTIAVPGDPSSAGFPLVAALLVPGSDIVIENVLMNPTRTGLVLTLQEMGGSIELLNPRNAGGEDVADIRVRGSELKGVTVPAERAPSMIDEYPVLAVAAAFAEGETLMQGLDELRVKESDRLAAVARGLEANGVDCTEGEDWLSVRGRPDGRGLGGGTVETHLDHRIAMSFLVMGLMSEKPVTIDDANMIATSFPEFMGLMKGLGATIE, encoded by the coding sequence ATGGATCACCACGCTTCTCCCAAGCCGGCGACGGCGCGCAAGTCGAAAGCATTGTCCGGTTCGGTGCGAGTGCCCGGCGACAAGTCCATCTCGCACCGCGCCTTCATGTTTGGCGGCCTGGCATCGGGCGAGACGCGCATCACCGGCCTGCTCGAGGGCGAGGACGTGCTGCGCACCGGTGACGCCATGAAGGCGATGGGCGCCGTGATCGAGAAGCATGGCGATGAGTGGATCATCCAGGGCGTCGGCAACGGCTGCCTGCTCGAGCCCGTCGCGCCGCTCGACTTCGGCAATGCGGGCACCGGCTCGCGGCTCACCATGGGCCTCGTCGGCACATATGACATGGAGACGACCTTCATCGGCGACGCCTCGCTGTCGAAACGCCCGATGGGCCGCGTGCTGGATCCGCTGCGCGAGATGGGCGTCCAGGTGGTGAAGGCGGCGCCGGGCGACCGCATGCCGCTCACCTTGCGCGGACCCAAGCACGCCGCCCCGATCTCCTACCGTGTCCCGATGGCCTCCGCGCAGGTCAAGTCGGCGGTGCTCCTTGCTGGCCTCAATGCGGCAGGCGTCACCACGGTCATCGAGCCGGTGATGACGCGCGACCATACCGAGAAGATGCTGAAGGGGTTTGGCGCGAATCTCGAGGTCGAGACCGATGCCGACGGCGTGCGCCACATCCGCATCGAGGGCCGCGGCAAGCTGTTGGGCCAGACCATCGCGGTGCCCGGCGATCCGTCCTCGGCAGGCTTCCCGCTCGTCGCGGCGCTGCTCGTGCCGGGCTCGGACATCGTCATCGAGAACGTGCTGATGAACCCGACCCGCACCGGCCTCGTGCTGACGCTGCAGGAGATGGGCGGATCGATCGAACTCCTCAACCCGCGCAATGCGGGCGGCGAGGACGTGGCGGACATCCGCGTCCGCGGCTCCGAACTCAAGGGCGTGACGGTGCCGGCGGAGCGCGCGCCCTCGATGATCGACGAATACCCGGTGCTGGCCGTCGCCGCCGCCTTTGCGGAAGGCGAGACGCTGATGCAGGGACTGGACGAACTGCGCGTGAAGGAGAGCGACCGCCTCGCCGCGGTGGCGCGCGGGCTGGAGGCCAACGGCGTCGACTGCACCGAGGGCGAGGACTGGCTTTCAGTGCGTGGCCGGCCGGACGGCAGGGGCCTCGGCGGCGGTACGGTCGAGACCCATCTCGACCACCGCATCGCCATGAGCTTCCTGGTCATGGGCCTCATGTCCGAAAAGCCGGTGACGATCGACGACGCCAACATGATCGCGACCAGTTTTCCGGAATTCATGGGCCTGATGAAGGGGCTCGGCGCGACGATCGAATAG
- a CDS encoding TIGR02300 family protein, with translation MAKPELGTKRIDPETGRKFYDLNKDPIVSPYTGKSYPRSYFETNSPSALDEEEEVESKELDSEDAVETVPLEDADDEAKSGDLPDLGDDDVDLGDDDDDDVFIEDEEEEDDDVSGIIGVGDDDEET, from the coding sequence GTGGCCAAGCCAGAACTTGGAACAAAACGCATTGACCCGGAGACGGGCCGGAAGTTCTACGATCTGAACAAGGATCCGATCGTTTCGCCTTACACAGGCAAGAGCTATCCCCGCAGTTACTTTGAGACCAACTCGCCCAGCGCCCTGGACGAGGAGGAAGAGGTCGAGAGCAAGGAACTGGATTCCGAAGACGCCGTCGAGACCGTACCACTCGAGGACGCCGACGACGAAGCCAAGAGCGGCGACCTGCCCGACCTCGGCGATGACGACGTTGATCTGGGCGACGACGACGACGACGACGTCTTCATCGAGGACGAGGAAGAGGAAGACGACGACGTTTCCGGCATCATCGGCGTCGGCGACGACGACGAGGAGACCTGA
- a CDS encoding cadherin-like domain-containing protein has protein sequence MGSGNNNLSDAPGLEEYIKLTFSWEAPSPPIVANPIADQTIDEDTAWSFTVPSNAFSDVEVDALTFTATLGDDSALPSWLSFDAGTGTFSGTPPQEFHGVIDIKVTANDGAASAFDTFTLTITPVNDAPAGLPTAVLQPGVEDAPYVVDAADLLAGFSDAENDLLSVVGLSASGGGVVVDNGDGTYTVTMPADFNGTVTLSYQVSDGNGGTTAATQSFVMTPANDPAAVGGTLTGQVVEAGLAGPGTPAATGVASASDPDGGGSSFEPIKAGTASTRGYGSVEMARNGSWTYTLDNANATVNGLKHGETLRDTFTITTADGTTSTVTITIAGADDALIGTPDNDILHGGSGNDVFRPLEGDDDIFGGDGDDSVVLPGDADGYVFVQLANGRIGVLDIDPSDGDLGADVLDGIEFIRFGAETAADTPLAGLIDMEQPDWTLDRFETGLVAAVWQLFMQTVPSEAGFEYLIRSETNPHDLTDAYYSPYNAENKYLNFTTNLATGNPDGQAWFDLAFGALSYEAAVEKAFDLIITAAALTAAGGDPDASKQFFLDAESYFEQVAADRIVPSVGVSLDDAKKIALLSSVLYEAVRADIGPYADAVNDFADQVQRVGTSGDFLADLLQSA, from the coding sequence TTGGGATCGGGAAATAACAATTTATCTGATGCTCCCGGCCTGGAAGAGTACATAAAACTTACCTTCTCTTGGGAGGCGCCCAGCCCGCCCATCGTTGCAAATCCGATTGCCGATCAGACCATAGACGAGGACACGGCGTGGAGCTTCACGGTTCCGTCCAACGCGTTCTCGGATGTCGAAGTCGACGCGCTGACCTTCACCGCAACGCTTGGCGATGACAGCGCCTTGCCGAGCTGGCTTTCCTTCGATGCCGGCACCGGCACCTTCTCCGGCACGCCTCCGCAGGAATTCCATGGCGTGATCGACATCAAGGTGACCGCCAATGACGGCGCTGCCTCCGCCTTCGATACGTTCACCCTGACGATCACCCCGGTCAACGACGCGCCGGCTGGCTTGCCGACGGCGGTGCTGCAGCCCGGCGTCGAGGATGCGCCCTATGTCGTCGACGCGGCCGACCTGCTGGCCGGCTTCAGCGATGCCGAGAACGACCTGCTGTCGGTGGTCGGCCTGTCGGCGTCGGGTGGCGGGGTCGTGGTCGACAATGGCGACGGCACCTACACGGTCACCATGCCGGCCGACTTCAACGGCACGGTGACGCTGTCCTACCAGGTCAGCGACGGCAATGGCGGAACGACCGCCGCCACGCAGAGCTTCGTGATGACGCCCGCGAACGATCCGGCCGCCGTCGGCGGAACGCTCACCGGGCAGGTCGTCGAGGCCGGCCTTGCCGGGCCTGGAACGCCGGCTGCCACCGGCGTTGCGAGCGCGTCCGATCCGGACGGGGGTGGGAGCAGCTTCGAGCCGATCAAGGCCGGGACCGCCTCGACGCGCGGCTATGGCAGCGTCGAGATGGCGCGCAACGGCAGCTGGACCTACACGCTCGACAATGCGAATGCGACCGTCAACGGCCTGAAGCATGGCGAGACGCTGAGGGACACCTTCACCATCACGACCGCCGACGGGACGACCAGCACGGTCACCATCACCATTGCCGGCGCCGACGATGCCCTCATAGGCACCCCCGACAACGACATCCTGCATGGCGGCTCCGGCAATGACGTGTTCCGGCCGCTCGAAGGCGACGACGACATCTTCGGCGGCGACGGCGACGACAGCGTCGTCCTGCCGGGCGATGCGGACGGCTATGTCTTCGTACAGCTCGCGAACGGCAGGATCGGCGTGCTCGACATCGACCCGTCCGACGGCGATCTGGGCGCAGATGTGCTCGACGGCATCGAGTTCATCCGCTTCGGGGCGGAGACCGCCGCCGACACGCCGCTCGCCGGCCTGATCGACATGGAGCAGCCGGACTGGACGCTGGACCGCTTCGAGACCGGGTTGGTGGCGGCGGTCTGGCAGCTCTTCATGCAGACGGTACCGTCGGAAGCCGGCTTCGAATACCTGATCCGCTCGGAGACCAACCCGCACGACCTGACCGACGCGTACTATTCGCCGTACAATGCGGAGAACAAGTATCTGAACTTCACCACCAACCTCGCCACCGGCAACCCGGACGGACAGGCGTGGTTCGACCTTGCGTTCGGGGCCCTGAGCTACGAGGCGGCGGTGGAGAAGGCCTTCGACCTGATCATCACCGCGGCCGCCCTCACGGCCGCCGGCGGCGATCCGGACGCGTCAAAACAGTTCTTCCTCGATGCGGAAAGCTACTTCGAGCAGGTCGCCGCCGACCGCATCGTGCCGTCGGTCGGCGTCAGCCTCGACGACGCCAAGAAGATCGCGCTGTTGAGCTCCGTGCTCTACGAGGCGGTGCGGGCCGACATAGGACCCTATGCGGATGCCGTCAACGATTTCGCCGATCAGGTGCAGCGGGTCGGAACCTCAGGCGACTTCCTCGCCGACCTGCTACAAAGCGCCTAG
- a CDS encoding response regulator: MNTGRILLVEDDPGIRKFLRVALEAHGFSLEEAASGKAGIALAATAQPDLVVLDLGLPDMDGKQVIARIREWSQVPILILSVRQAEAEKVEALDSGANDYVVKPFGIAEMMARVRALLRSSSGGTAANPEIVRGELRIDLARHEVTLAGEALKLTRKEFELLALLARNAGRIVTHRQLLNDVWGPAHEHDVQYLRVFIGRLRGKLGDDPAAPRFILNEPGVGYRFLD, from the coding sequence GTGAACACGGGCCGCATCCTTCTGGTCGAGGACGATCCCGGCATCCGCAAGTTCCTGCGCGTGGCGCTCGAGGCGCACGGGTTCTCGCTCGAGGAGGCGGCCTCCGGCAAGGCGGGCATCGCCCTGGCCGCCACCGCGCAGCCCGACCTCGTGGTGCTGGATCTCGGCCTGCCGGACATGGACGGCAAGCAGGTCATCGCCCGTATCCGCGAATGGTCGCAGGTTCCGATCCTGATCCTGTCGGTCCGGCAGGCCGAAGCCGAGAAGGTTGAAGCCCTCGATTCGGGCGCGAACGACTACGTCGTAAAACCTTTCGGCATTGCCGAGATGATGGCGCGCGTGCGGGCGTTGCTGCGGTCGAGTTCCGGCGGCACGGCCGCCAATCCGGAAATCGTCCGGGGCGAGTTGCGGATCGATCTCGCGCGCCACGAAGTCACGCTCGCGGGCGAAGCCCTGAAGCTCACGCGCAAGGAGTTCGAGCTTCTGGCGCTGCTCGCCCGCAATGCCGGTCGGATCGTCACCCACCGCCAGCTTCTCAACGATGTCTGGGGACCCGCGCACGAGCACGACGTTCAGTATCTGCGGGTCTTCATCGGCCGCCTCCGCGGCAAGCTTGGCGATGATCCTGCAGCCCCACGCTTCATCCTGAACGAACCCGGCGTGGGCTATCGCTTTCTGGACTGA
- a CDS encoding sensor histidine kinase: MEKESRPEPEALLAEAAKEGRGRLKIFLGAAPGVGKTYAMLEAAQRRRADGVDVVVGVVETHGRAETERLTPGLELLPRAQVPYGGRILAEMDLDGLLARRPRLALVDELAHTNVPGSRHAKRWQDVEELLDAGIDVYSTLNIQHLESLNDVVARIARLKVRETVPDKVLELADEIELIDLPPEELIERLRQGKVCIHDQIARAIQNFFSKGNLTALRELAMRVAADRVDAQMTAHMKSHAIAGPWPTQDRVLVCVNEAPVSKALVRAAKRMAERSRTDWIAASVATPQSEHLPDAAKDSIAETLRLAETLGAEIATINAESHVADEILSFAQSRNVSRIVIGRPRPRLFSAWFTRETVAEEIIRKAQDFEVTIVSADPVEARKSVIGAARPALERDPKAYLWATATIIASGAAATLVSGLFPVESLSLFFLVGVLAVASRFGLWPSIYASVLAFLGYDFFLVEPYYTFEIAHEKVVMTLVLFLLVAIVTGNLAARLRNQARAQRAIAKRTAKLFDFSRRVASVASLDDVVWAAVTHVASTMQCSSMILMPDRSGKLAIVGGMPPEDQLQARDWGAAAWAWEKAEPAGWSSATLPSATWLFMPMKSAEKVHGLLAVQFGAREYITTEERRLLDSLVDQVGIAIERTKLAADMEQSRLLAETESLRAALLSSVSHDLRTPLVSIIGAATALVESDGALGGSGRKAMAETIRDEGERLNRYVQNLLDMTRLGYGALKVAREPVDLREVVGRAIRRLERDLARHRVVRDLPSSLPEVMGDAVLLEQVATNILDNAAKYAPPGSEVTISAAPHDGVVALAISDQGPGIAEADRPHVFDMFFRVHAGDGLPGGTGLGLAIAKGIVDAHGGSIRAEAATAGGRGTRIVLTLPMGSSGHGGPA, encoded by the coding sequence ATGGAGAAGGAAAGCCGCCCGGAACCCGAGGCCCTGCTCGCGGAAGCGGCGAAGGAGGGACGCGGGCGGCTGAAGATCTTTCTCGGCGCCGCCCCCGGCGTCGGCAAGACCTACGCCATGCTGGAGGCCGCGCAGCGACGCCGCGCCGATGGCGTCGACGTGGTGGTCGGTGTGGTCGAAACGCATGGCCGCGCCGAGACGGAGCGACTGACCCCCGGGCTCGAGCTGTTGCCGCGCGCGCAGGTCCCCTATGGCGGCCGGATCCTTGCCGAGATGGATCTCGACGGGCTGCTCGCGCGGCGGCCGCGGCTGGCGCTGGTCGACGAGCTCGCGCACACCAATGTGCCCGGCAGCCGCCATGCCAAGCGCTGGCAGGATGTCGAGGAGCTGCTGGATGCGGGCATCGACGTCTACTCGACGCTCAACATCCAGCACCTGGAAAGTCTCAACGACGTGGTTGCCCGGATCGCCCGGCTGAAGGTTCGCGAGACCGTTCCCGACAAGGTGCTGGAACTGGCCGACGAGATCGAGCTGATCGACCTGCCGCCCGAGGAACTGATCGAACGGCTGCGCCAGGGCAAGGTCTGCATCCACGACCAGATCGCCCGCGCGATCCAGAACTTCTTCTCCAAGGGCAACCTGACCGCGCTGCGCGAACTCGCCATGCGGGTCGCCGCCGACCGCGTCGATGCCCAGATGACCGCGCATATGAAGAGCCACGCCATCGCCGGGCCCTGGCCGACACAGGATCGGGTGCTCGTCTGCGTGAACGAAGCCCCCGTCTCCAAGGCGCTGGTCCGCGCCGCCAAACGGATGGCCGAGAGGTCGCGGACGGACTGGATCGCGGCCAGCGTCGCGACGCCCCAGTCCGAGCACCTTCCGGACGCGGCCAAGGATTCCATCGCCGAAACCCTGCGTCTGGCAGAGACGCTCGGCGCCGAGATCGCGACCATCAACGCGGAAAGCCACGTCGCCGACGAGATCCTCTCCTTCGCGCAAAGCCGCAACGTCTCGCGCATCGTCATCGGGCGACCGCGGCCCCGGCTCTTCTCCGCCTGGTTCACGCGCGAGACTGTCGCCGAGGAGATCATCCGCAAGGCGCAGGATTTCGAGGTCACGATTGTCTCCGCCGACCCGGTGGAGGCCCGCAAGTCCGTCATCGGCGCGGCGCGGCCTGCGCTCGAGCGCGACCCGAAGGCCTACCTGTGGGCGACCGCAACCATCATTGCCTCCGGCGCGGCGGCCACGCTGGTCAGCGGCCTGTTCCCGGTCGAGAGCCTGTCGCTGTTCTTTCTCGTCGGCGTGCTGGCCGTCGCCAGCCGCTTCGGCCTCTGGCCCTCGATCTATGCCAGCGTGCTCGCCTTCCTCGGCTATGATTTCTTTCTCGTCGAGCCCTACTACACCTTCGAGATCGCCCACGAGAAGGTGGTGATGACGCTGGTCCTGTTTCTTCTGGTGGCGATCGTCACCGGGAATCTCGCGGCCCGGCTTCGCAACCAGGCCCGCGCCCAGCGCGCCATCGCCAAGCGGACCGCGAAGCTCTTCGACTTTTCCCGAAGGGTGGCGAGCGTCGCCTCGCTCGACGACGTCGTCTGGGCGGCGGTCACCCATGTCGCCTCGACCATGCAATGCTCCTCCATGATCCTGATGCCCGACCGATCGGGCAAGCTCGCCATTGTCGGCGGCATGCCTCCGGAGGACCAGTTGCAGGCAAGGGATTGGGGCGCAGCCGCATGGGCCTGGGAGAAGGCGGAGCCGGCCGGCTGGTCGTCGGCGACGCTGCCCTCGGCCACCTGGCTGTTCATGCCGATGAAAAGCGCCGAAAAGGTCCACGGGCTGCTGGCGGTCCAGTTCGGCGCGCGCGAATACATCACGACCGAGGAACGACGGCTGCTGGACTCCCTCGTCGACCAGGTCGGCATCGCCATCGAGCGCACCAAGCTTGCCGCCGACATGGAGCAGTCGCGCCTGCTGGCGGAAACCGAGAGCCTTCGCGCGGCGTTGCTGTCCTCCGTCAGCCACGACCTGCGGACCCCGCTCGTCTCGATCATCGGCGCTGCCACGGCGCTGGTCGAGTCCGACGGGGCGCTTGGCGGAAGCGGACGCAAGGCGATGGCCGAAACGATTCGCGACGAAGGCGAACGCCTCAATCGTTATGTCCAGAATCTACTCGATATGACACGACTGGGCTACGGTGCGCTGAAGGTGGCGCGCGAGCCGGTCGACCTGCGGGAAGTGGTGGGACGGGCGATCCGGCGGCTGGAGCGGGATCTTGCCCGCCATCGCGTGGTGCGCGACCTTCCGTCGTCGTTGCCGGAGGTAATGGGCGATGCGGTGCTTCTGGAGCAGGTGGCGACGAACATCCTCGACAACGCCGCGAAATACGCGCCGCCCGGATCGGAAGTGACGATCTCGGCTGCGCCACATGACGGCGTCGTCGCACTGGCCATCTCCGACCAGGGGCCCGGCATCGCGGAAGCCGACCGCCCCCACGTTTTCGACATGTTCTTCCGCGTGCATGCGGGCGACGGCCTGCCCGGCGGCACGGGGCTGGGGCTCGCCATCGCCAAGGGTATCGTCGACGCCCATGGCGGGTCGATCCGCGCCGAGGCCGCGACCGCCGGGGGGCGAGGCACGCGCATCGTCCTGACCCTGCCCATGGGCTCGTCGGGTCATGGGGGTCCCGCGTGA